The sequence TTCAGCGTTCAACAACAAAAATTCAGCAATTCGTTCTGGCCGAATATCAGCAGTATATACATTACAATAGGCCTCGAATGATGTACAGGACTTTAGCAACCCAACCCAATCTAAATAATTGGTTTGATCATCGGGTTTGCCCCCAGTTTCAGCAAAATGCACATCGAGCAAAATCGCCGTGGCCATGGCCCGCTCCATAAATTGGCCTAAACGCAGCCAATGCCAGCATTCGCCATGGCTCAATGTCGCAGTCGTAATGCCTTGAAATAGATGAATGCCCTCTTTCAACACATTATGCAGAAATTCATGTGGCTCCTGCCACATCTGATCCATCGTTGTGCGTTTGACCTGCAAATAGACCCGATTGAGTTGTTCCCACATTTCCGAGCTAATTTGTTCGCGCACTTGGCGGGCATTCTCGCGGGCAGCGCCAATTCCACTGACCAATGAGCTAGCATTGCTCACATCAAAGGTCAAGGCCTGCACCAACGCATAAGTTTGGGGAATACCCTCGTAATTCCAAGCCAAGTAGGTTTGCATGCGCTCCCAGCGACGTTCGGCAGCAGCCGGCGTTTGGTCGAGCATCAACGATAAATTCACATCAAGCAAACGGGCGGTATGCTCGGTTCGCTCAAGGTAGCGGCCAATCCAATATAAACTATCAGCAACCCGCGATAACATCAGCAACCCCCTGTTTTAATGATGATCCACGAAGGAGATAGGGCTATTGGCTATTGGCTTTTGGCTAGAGAAGCCATTGCACCCTCAAAAATATCCTGATAGCCTATAGCCATATGTTCTATGTTCTATGCTCTATGTTCTACGCTCTTTTCATCCCTCATACTTCATCCTTAATAAAGCACCCATGTATCTTTGCTGCCGCCACCTTGCGATGAATTGACTACCAACGAGCCACGCCGCAAGGCTACCCGCGTCAGGCCGCCAGGCACAATGCTAATTTGATCGCCAAACAAAATGTAGGGACGCAAATCGACGTGGCGCGATTCGAGTTTGCCATCAATAAAACAGGGAGCTTTGGAAAGCGCAAGGGTTGGTTGGGCAATGTAGTTGCGTGGGTTGGCAATAATGCGATCGC comes from Chloroflexota bacterium and encodes:
- a CDS encoding alpha-E domain-containing protein, whose amino-acid sequence is MLSRVADSLYWIGRYLERTEHTARLLDVNLSLMLDQTPAAAERRWERMQTYLAWNYEGIPQTYALVQALTFDVSNASSLVSGIGAARENARQVREQISSEMWEQLNRVYLQVKRTTMDQMWQEPHEFLHNVLKEGIHLFQGITTATLSHGECWHWLRLGQFMERAMATAILLDVHFAETGGKPDDQTNYLDWVGLLKSCTSFEAYCNVYTADIRPERIAEFLLLNAESPRSVRFAADQVAASIQAIAANTVGRRGDRVKRLAGRLQASLDYGQVDEIMADGLSGYLATIQQQCQQIHTNVYQTFISYPVETALV